CCCGCGGCCGACTTCACCCTCGGGATGTTCCGCGCCGCGCGTGAGGGGGAGTTCGCCGTCGCCGACCCGACGCTCGAGCGCGTCCTCGGCCGGCCCGTGGCCAGTGCCCGCTCGGCGATCGCGGCCCTGGTCCAGGCCTGACCGCGCGGCCCGGATCAGGCGCGGTCGGCCAGCAGGTCGTCGATCCGCCCGATGGTCGTGGCGAGGTCGGCGCCGGGGTCACCCGCCATCGGCCGGACGAGGGCCCGGTTCTTCTCGGGCCGCAGGTCCCAGGTGGCGGTGACCCGGGTGCCCCCGGCCTCGGGCGCGAGCTCCCAGCGCCAGACCCGTCCCCCGATGAGCCAGCGCAGGGGACGGGTGAGGGGTCGCGTGGTCCAGGCGACCACCCGGTCCGGCTCGAGCTCGACGACGGTGTTGCGGGTCTCGTAGGGGAAGCCGCGCCTCATCCTCATGTCGAACTCCGACCCGACCCGCAGCGGCGCCGACGACTGCGAGACCTCGACGACCGTGCCCGACCCGTCGAGCTCGGGGTGGCGCTGCGGATCGGTCAGCAACGCGTGCACCGCGGCGGGCGGGGCCGACACGTGCCCGGTCGCGGTGACGACGTACTTGTCGGTGCTCATCGGCCCATCCCACCGGGCCTGGCCCCCCGGCCACACACCCCCTGGGGTCGAAGGCCTCGTGGGCTCAGAGCCGGACGGCGGTGCGCACCAGCCCGGCGACGCCCGGCGACCGGCTGTGTCGCGGCCAGGCGATGACGGTCGTGACCGGCGCCGCGTCGACCAGCGGTACGACGGTGACGTCGTCGCGCAGCTGGGCCCGCACCGAGTCGGGCAGTACCACGGCCGCCCGGCCCAGCGAGACCATCTGCAGCAGCTGGGTGACGTCGCGGACCTCGACGCCCGGCCCGGGGGTGTAGCGGCCCTCGCGATCGGGCCAGCGCGGCAGCGGCAGCCCGGGGATCGCCCGTGACTCGGCCTCGGTGAGGTCGGCGCGGCCGGTCAGGGGGTGCCCCGCGGGGAGCACCAGGACCTGGCCCTCGGTGCCGAGCTCCTCGAGGTCGAGCCCGTCGGTGTCGTCGAACGGCAGGTGCAGCAGCGCCACGTCGGCCCGCCCGTCGCGCAGCATCACCTCCTGGTCCCCCGGCCCGCAGAGCAGGACCTCGACCTCGACGGCGTCGGGCTCGGCCGCGTAGGCGCCCAGGAGCTTGGCGATCAGCTCGCTCGAGGCGCCGGCCTTGGCGACCAGGACCACCCCGGCCCCGCCCGGGTCGGCACCCGCGACCCGGCGTACACGACGCTCCGCGGCGGCGACCGCCTCGAGGGCCGCGCGCCCCTCGACCAGCAGGACCGAGC
The Nocardioides plantarum genome window above contains:
- a CDS encoding SRPBCC family protein; amino-acid sequence: MSTDKYVVTATGHVSAPPAAVHALLTDPQRHPELDGSGTVVEVSQSSAPLRVGSEFDMRMRRGFPYETRNTVVELEPDRVVAWTTRPLTRPLRWLIGGRVWRWELAPEAGGTRVTATWDLRPEKNRALVRPMAGDPGADLATTIGRIDDLLADRA
- a CDS encoding LysR family transcriptional regulator, with the protein product METRELRYFVAVAEELHFGRAAERLAMAQPPLSRAIAQLERRLGAELFRRTPRGVTLTDAGSVLLVEGRAALEAVAAAERRVRRVAGADPGGAGVVLVAKAGASSELIAKLLGAYAAEPDAVEVEVLLCGPGDQEVMLRDGRADVALLHLPFDDTDGLDLEELGTEGQVLVLPAGHPLTGRADLTEAESRAIPGLPLPRWPDREGRYTPGPGVEVRDVTQLLQMVSLGRAAVVLPDSVRAQLRDDVTVVPLVDAAPVTTVIAWPRHSRSPGVAGLVRTAVRL